The following coding sequences are from one Streptomyces sp. NBC_01294 window:
- a CDS encoding AraC family transcriptional regulator: MDALASLLYEVRSEGALFSRNLLTPPWSVRFADRTPLSLVTMLRGSGWIVPGDDAPPVELGPGDVAIVVGREPFTLADTADGDLRTPPLYVVGPDHCTSADGKEISEDVVLGLRTCGNDRGGSAVMLTGSYQVGGRVSERLLSALPRVLVVRSGGTPGPILELTAVEVGRDDPGQQAVLDRLLDLLLLSTLREWFAGPEADPPGWYRALGDPVAGRALRLIHDRPARPWTVTTLAEEAGVSRATFARRFGDLVGQPPMAYLTGWRLALAADLLARTDATVESIARQVGYKSAFGLSVAFHRVYGTRPSQHRATAAARPAA, translated from the coding sequence ATGGATGCGCTGGCGAGTCTGCTGTACGAAGTCAGGTCCGAGGGCGCCCTGTTCAGCCGGAACCTCCTGACCCCGCCCTGGTCGGTGCGCTTCGCCGACAGGACGCCGCTCAGCCTCGTCACCATGCTGCGGGGCTCGGGCTGGATCGTCCCCGGCGACGACGCCCCGCCCGTCGAGCTCGGCCCCGGCGACGTGGCCATCGTGGTGGGACGGGAGCCGTTCACCCTCGCCGACACCGCCGACGGCGACCTGCGGACGCCGCCGCTGTACGTGGTCGGCCCCGACCACTGCACGTCGGCCGACGGCAAGGAGATCAGCGAGGACGTCGTCCTGGGCCTGCGCACCTGCGGGAACGACCGGGGCGGCTCGGCCGTCATGCTCACCGGCAGCTACCAGGTCGGCGGCCGCGTCTCCGAACGGCTGCTGAGCGCGCTCCCCCGGGTGCTCGTGGTGCGCAGCGGCGGCACGCCCGGCCCCATCCTGGAACTCACCGCCGTCGAGGTCGGCCGGGACGACCCCGGCCAGCAGGCCGTCCTCGACCGGCTCCTGGACCTGTTGCTGCTGTCCACCCTGCGGGAGTGGTTCGCCGGCCCGGAGGCCGATCCGCCCGGGTGGTACCGAGCGCTCGGCGACCCCGTCGCGGGCCGGGCCCTGCGGCTGATCCACGACCGGCCCGCGCGTCCGTGGACGGTGACGACCCTCGCGGAGGAGGCCGGTGTCTCGCGCGCGACGTTCGCCCGCCGCTTCGGCGACCTCGTCGGCCAGCCGCCCATGGCCTACCTGACCGGCTGGCGCCTGGCACTGGCGGCGGACCTGCTGGCGCGCACCGATGCCACCGTGGAATCGATCGCCCGACAAGTGGGCTACAAGAGCGCCTTCGGGCTGAGCGTGGCCTTCCACCGCGTCTACGGAACCCGCCCGAGCCAACACCGCGCGACCGCCGCGGCCCGCCCGGCCGCGTAA
- a CDS encoding contact-dependent growth inhibition system immunity protein: MNRPRLLHLDRTLDELDGPQWPAPPPHATALVTKVHALRRRPLSALAPADLRTLVAQNVSLPYVLPLAVALLLEEPMLDAYFYEGDLLLAALALPAAAWAPFPDLAAQLTAAVEALPAEATEELAHLAGPEGLGPIGVRSGRTLPGVRGAAVLP; encoded by the coding sequence ATGAACCGTCCGCGACTCCTCCACCTGGACCGCACCCTCGACGAGCTGGACGGCCCGCAGTGGCCCGCCCCGCCGCCGCACGCGACGGCGCTCGTCACCAAGGTCCACGCACTGCGCCGCCGGCCGCTGTCCGCCCTGGCCCCGGCGGACCTCCGCACGCTCGTCGCGCAGAACGTGTCCCTTCCGTACGTCCTCCCCCTCGCCGTGGCGCTGCTCCTCGAAGAGCCGATGCTGGACGCGTACTTCTACGAGGGCGACCTGCTCCTCGCCGCCCTCGCCCTGCCCGCCGCGGCCTGGGCCCCCTTCCCGGACCTGGCCGCGCAGCTCACGGCGGCCGTCGAGGCCCTCCCTGCGGAAGCCACCGAGGAACTCGCCCACCTGGCGGGCCCCGAGGGGCTCGGGCCCATCGGCGTGCGATCGGGCCGGACTCTGCCAGGGGTGAGGGGCGCGGCCGTCCTGCCCTAG
- a CDS encoding DUF4190 domain-containing protein — MSIPPQPPSSPEPYPQSGQPGPYGQPGQPGPYGQPGQPGDPGQPYAGGPQGWHVPPQSQKTNALAIVAFVMSIVCALPLVPLILGIIALSQIRSRGEKGKGFAVAAIVIHGVTLALTAVLVVLGIAGALGDGPSPKRDTSGQVTDSGSSKVSDIRLGDCFNTDDNLAEYEDKDGGQASLSVRIVPCEQAHQGEAYSVFELEEGPYPGTEKVVSIVEEKCAGPALTTYVGKDAKLSDKLEVYYYYPQSTTWILGDREVTCFIGDASGSSTGSVRAGS; from the coding sequence ATGTCCATACCGCCGCAGCCGCCGTCGTCCCCCGAGCCGTACCCGCAATCCGGACAGCCCGGACCGTACGGGCAGCCGGGACAGCCGGGACCGTACGGACAGCCGGGGCAGCCGGGGGACCCCGGGCAGCCGTACGCCGGCGGGCCGCAGGGCTGGCACGTGCCGCCGCAGTCGCAGAAGACCAACGCGCTGGCCATCGTGGCGTTCGTCATGTCGATCGTCTGCGCGCTGCCGCTGGTCCCGCTGATCCTCGGCATCATCGCCCTCTCCCAGATCCGCAGCCGCGGCGAGAAGGGCAAGGGCTTCGCCGTCGCGGCGATCGTCATCCACGGCGTGACCCTCGCGCTCACCGCGGTCTTGGTGGTCCTCGGAATCGCGGGAGCGCTGGGCGACGGCCCGTCGCCGAAGCGCGACACCAGCGGCCAGGTCACCGACTCGGGCTCCAGCAAGGTGAGCGACATCCGCCTGGGCGACTGCTTCAACACGGACGACAACCTGGCGGAGTACGAGGACAAGGACGGCGGCCAGGCCTCCCTCTCCGTGCGCATCGTGCCCTGCGAGCAGGCCCACCAGGGCGAGGCGTACTCCGTCTTCGAGCTGGAGGAGGGACCGTACCCGGGCACGGAGAAGGTCGTCTCGATCGTCGAGGAGAAGTGCGCGGGCCCGGCGCTCACCACGTACGTGGGCAAGGACGCGAAGCTCTCGGACAAGCTGGAGGTGTACTACTACTACCCCCAGTCCACCACCTGGATCCTCGGCGACCGCGAGGTCACCTGCTTCATCGGGGACGCCAGCGGTTCCAGCACCGGCTCGGTCCGCGCCGGCTCCTGA
- a CDS encoding helix-turn-helix domain-containing protein: protein MVGNHLLQHPELSAMAIGVAAYIQSLPDGAPVGIKALTERFPEGEVRVADALRELERYGYLERRRERLATGQVVTRTYSYNRPGDVTPEDPPPQPPPPPPRPGREPAPEPVPGPVPGPVPQPVAEPQPEPDVRPGPVTARAPDVPPAPPRPLHPGAADLLAGLRRYDPRLLLAERDVRRLAPAVSDWLERGAEPDEVGRVLTGGLPEDMHRPASVLAYRLTALIPPHLPPAPAARPVRRPDPFQTCDGCDRAFRAPAPGRCRDCPPDPERAARPAA, encoded by the coding sequence GTGGTCGGCAACCACCTGCTCCAGCACCCCGAGTTGTCGGCCATGGCGATCGGGGTCGCGGCGTACATCCAGTCGCTGCCGGACGGGGCCCCGGTCGGCATCAAGGCCCTCACCGAGCGGTTCCCGGAGGGGGAGGTCCGGGTCGCCGACGCCCTGCGGGAGCTGGAGCGGTACGGCTACCTGGAGCGGCGGCGCGAGCGGCTGGCGACCGGGCAGGTGGTGACCCGGACGTACTCGTACAACAGGCCGGGCGACGTCACCCCGGAGGACCCGCCTCCGCAACCTCCGCCACCTCCGCCTCGGCCGGGCCGGGAGCCTGCGCCCGAGCCCGTACCGGGGCCTGTACCGGGTCCCGTACCGCAGCCCGTAGCAGAGCCACAGCCTGAGCCGGACGTGCGGCCCGGGCCGGTGACGGCCCGCGCGCCCGATGTCCCGCCCGCGCCGCCGCGGCCACTGCACCCCGGCGCGGCCGATCTGCTCGCCGGGCTGCGGCGGTACGACCCCCGGCTCCTGCTGGCCGAACGGGACGTACGGCGGCTCGCGCCGGCCGTGTCGGACTGGCTGGAGCGCGGGGCGGAACCCGACGAGGTCGGGCGGGTCCTGACCGGGGGCCTCCCCGAGGACATGCACCGTCCCGCGTCCGTCCTGGCGTACCGGCTCACCGCGCTGATCCCACCGCACCTGCCACCCGCCCCGGCGGCCAGACCGGTCCGGCGCCCGGATCCCTTCCAGACCTGCGACGGCTGCGACCGGGCCTTCCGCGCCCCCGCCCCGGGCCGCTGCCGCGACTGTCCACCCGACCCCGAACGTGCGGCGAGGCCCGCTGCCTAG
- a CDS encoding helix-turn-helix domain-containing protein: MSVDIDGAEDAGWDVDPEDEQGVAVLAALGRQLRAWREEAGIRAADFGTAVGYGEDLVRKVEAGKRIPRPEYLDRADEALGAGGKIAAMKADMEQVRYPKKVRDLVQLEGRAVELSAYGSHNIHGLLQTDDYARALFEMWQPPQTAEQVERGLAARMARRSIFDRSPAPALCFVQEEVTLRRRIGGTMVMRGQLERLLEVAELRHVTIQVMPTDLEEHAGMGGLIHVLKFADGSAVGRSEGAFSGRPVSDPRQVRVLEQCHAMIRSQALTPRESVAFIEQVLGET; the protein is encoded by the coding sequence ATGAGCGTGGACATTGACGGTGCGGAAGACGCGGGCTGGGACGTCGATCCCGAGGACGAGCAGGGAGTGGCGGTCCTGGCCGCGCTGGGCCGCCAGCTCCGGGCCTGGCGGGAGGAGGCGGGCATCCGGGCCGCGGACTTCGGCACGGCGGTCGGGTACGGGGAGGACCTCGTCCGCAAGGTGGAGGCGGGCAAGCGGATCCCCCGCCCCGAGTACCTGGACAGGGCGGACGAGGCGCTGGGGGCGGGCGGGAAGATCGCCGCGATGAAGGCCGACATGGAACAGGTCCGCTACCCGAAGAAGGTCCGGGATCTCGTGCAGCTGGAGGGCCGGGCCGTCGAACTGTCGGCGTACGGCAGCCACAACATCCATGGCCTGTTGCAGACGGACGACTACGCACGGGCCCTGTTCGAGATGTGGCAGCCTCCGCAGACCGCTGAGCAGGTGGAGCGTGGTCTTGCCGCCCGGATGGCCCGCCGGTCGATCTTCGACCGCAGCCCCGCACCCGCCCTGTGCTTCGTCCAGGAAGAGGTGACACTGCGGCGCCGCATCGGGGGGACAATGGTGATGCGTGGGCAACTCGAACGCCTGTTGGAGGTTGCCGAGCTGCGGCACGTGACGATCCAGGTCATGCCCACCGATCTCGAAGAGCACGCCGGAATGGGTGGGTTGATCCACGTGCTGAAGTTCGCGGACGGATCGGCGGTAGGGCGCTCCGAAGGGGCGTTCAGCGGCCGCCCCGTCTCCGATCCGAGGCAGGTCCGGGTCCTTGAACAATGCCATGCCATGATCCGGTCCCAGGCTCTCACGCCACGGGAGTCCGTCGCATTCATCGAGCAAGTGCTGGGAGAGACATGA
- a CDS encoding DUF397 domain-containing protein yields MIHESELEWFKSSYSDSGDINDCVEVAHTPATIHVRDSKVLHGPDITFAPEAWAGFVAQVS; encoded by the coding sequence ATGATCCACGAGTCCGAGCTGGAGTGGTTCAAGAGCAGCTACAGCGACAGCGGCGACATCAACGACTGCGTCGAGGTGGCCCACACCCCCGCCACCATCCACGTCCGCGACTCCAAGGTTCTCCACGGCCCCGACATCACCTTCGCCCCAGAGGCGTGGGCCGGATTCGTGGCGCAGGTGTCGTGA
- a CDS encoding NmrA family NAD(P)-binding protein, protein MTKKTTQPILVLGGTGKTGRRVAAGLRQRGHEVRAASRKGPHRFDWSDENTWEPVLRGAGAAYLVDSQLADAAESMRSFGRLAVDAGVERLVLLSARDWVVPAGEEKLPCERAVRESGAAWTILKPAWFAQNFSEDPFFRGQLLDGEVVMSTGDGVEPFVDTEDIADVAVAALTEDGHGGQAYELSGPRLLSLGAVVEEIARATGRDIAYRPVPADEFTAYAARQDLPGDYADLLNMLYGWISEGRFAQLADGVQRALGREPRDFADYVRTTAATGVWN, encoded by the coding sequence ATGACGAAGAAGACGACACAACCGATTCTGGTCCTCGGCGGCACGGGCAAGACGGGACGCCGGGTGGCCGCAGGCCTCCGGCAGCGCGGACACGAGGTCCGGGCGGCCTCGCGCAAGGGGCCGCACCGCTTCGACTGGAGTGACGAGAACACCTGGGAGCCGGTGCTGCGGGGGGCCGGTGCGGCCTACCTCGTGGACTCGCAGCTCGCCGACGCCGCGGAGTCGATGCGCTCCTTCGGCAGGCTGGCCGTGGACGCCGGGGTCGAGCGGCTGGTGCTGCTGTCGGCCCGCGACTGGGTGGTGCCGGCCGGCGAGGAGAAGCTTCCCTGCGAGCGCGCGGTACGGGAGTCCGGCGCCGCGTGGACGATCCTGAAGCCGGCCTGGTTCGCGCAGAACTTCAGCGAGGACCCGTTCTTCCGGGGGCAGCTTCTCGACGGCGAGGTCGTGATGTCGACCGGGGACGGCGTCGAGCCGTTCGTCGACACCGAGGACATCGCCGACGTCGCCGTGGCCGCCCTCACCGAGGACGGGCACGGCGGGCAGGCCTACGAGCTGTCCGGTCCGCGGCTGCTGAGCCTGGGCGCCGTGGTCGAGGAGATCGCCCGGGCCACCGGCCGGGACATCGCCTACCGTCCCGTCCCGGCGGACGAGTTCACGGCCTACGCCGCGCGCCAGGACCTGCCGGGGGACTACGCGGACCTGCTGAACATGCTCTACGGCTGGATCAGCGAGGGCCGCTTCGCCCAGCTCGCCGACGGCGTGCAGCGCGCGCTCGGCCGCGAACCGCGCGACTTCGCCGACTACGTCCGCACCACGGCGGCGACCGGGGTGTGGAACTGA
- a CDS encoding ATP-binding protein: MNTQICDSGHCFGAQLAATPRGARQARQLAVEKIAEWGLPTEGPALIVAELAANAVSHGRVPGRDFRIVLTLADGVLRIEVADTRGDRIPRIRDAEGGAEGGRGLVLVDALADRWGVRQGPVPCKVVWAEVFLATGSRGAVLRRA; this comes from the coding sequence GTGAACACTCAAATCTGTGACTCAGGGCACTGTTTCGGCGCCCAGCTCGCCGCCACCCCGCGCGGCGCCCGCCAGGCGCGGCAGCTCGCCGTCGAGAAGATCGCCGAGTGGGGTCTGCCGACGGAAGGACCGGCGCTCATCGTGGCCGAGCTGGCCGCCAACGCGGTGAGCCATGGCCGGGTGCCCGGGCGGGACTTCCGGATCGTGCTCACCCTGGCGGACGGGGTGCTGCGGATCGAGGTGGCCGATACGCGCGGCGACCGGATCCCGCGTATCCGCGACGCGGAAGGGGGCGCGGAGGGCGGGCGGGGCCTGGTGCTGGTCGATGCGCTCGCGGACCGCTGGGGCGTAAGGCAGGGGCCGGTTCCCTGCAAGGTGGTGTGGGCGGAGGTCTTCCTCGCCACCGGGTCGCGGGGAGCCGTGCTCCGGCGGGCTTAG